The genomic segment GCGAACAACCGCACGCCATAAACTCGATACCGCAGCACGAAGTGGCAAACGTAAGTGACCAAAGCGAGTTTGAACGTCCCCAGTTGATCAGGGAGTCCAGATTGCCTGTTACCACGTTGACACCGCCCTCATGGAGCTCGTCAACGATTTTCTCCAACGATTCGTTATCCTTGAACTCGTCGTATGGTAGAGACTTGATTGCTGGCTTTCTTACTTCCATTCCAGTGCTCCTTTCCGCCAAGCATAAGCCAGGCCAAATACTAATACTACCAGGAAGAACCCGATTGACAGCAGAGCCATCGGTCCGAAGTCCTTCACAACTACAGCCCACGGATACAGAAACACAGTTTCTACATCGAACATGAGAAAGAGGATGGCAAATAAATAATAGCCCACGTTAATGGGAATCCAACTGGAACCACGTGTAGGAATACCGCATTCAAACGGTTCACCCTTGACCTTATTATAGGAACGTGGACCTAATAGTTTCGCCGTAACGTAAGCTGCTGCCACCAGTGTAATAGCCGTCACTAGGACGGTAATTAACATTGTGAAATTCATAAAACTATTTAATGTTATAACAATATCGTCTGTTTTAAAGGCGGTGCAAAGGTAGCAATTAATTTGCAAACAAAAGACATATTTTACCAAAATCTTTTTGCCTTTTTGAAAAAAAAGAGTACTTTTGCACAACAAATTAACATAACAAACTTACAAACTTGAAAACAATAACAAAAAACTTACTATTTTCGCTACTTGCCACACTTCCCATGCAGATGGTAGCGCAATGTTATGACTTCGACCTGACGAAGTCGCAACCGGTTTATAACGACAGCATCGGATTCGGATACGACATCCTACCCGCCCCTCGCACAAAGAACACCACCGATCCGTTCTACTTCTCGGTAAAGGTGCCCGACGGTAACTATCGCGTTGAGGTGGTCGTTGGAGGCAAGAAGAATTCTGACAACACCGTCAGAGCGGAAGGGCGCAGATTGATGGCCGAGAACATCAAAACAGTCAAACAGAAGGACACTAAGAAAGTGGTGTTTGTGGTCAACAAGCGCTCTACATATATCTCTGAAACAAAACAGGTTAAGATTAAGGCGCGCGAGAAAGACTACATGGCGTGGGATGACAAGCTCACTCTGGAGTTTAATGGCTCGAACCCCGCCGTCAAAAGTATTCACATCGAGAGGGTTGACGTACCTACGATTTACCTCTGCGGCAACTCGACCGTGGTCGACCAGAACTTCGAGCCATGGGCCTCGTGGGGACAGATGATTACACGCTGGTTCGGCCCCGAGGTAGCCATCTCGAATCATGCCGAAAGCGGTCTCACGGCCCGCACATTCATCGCCTCGAACAGACTGGACAAGATTCTGTCGACCCTCAAAAAGGGTGATTATGTGTTTGTGGAATTCGGTCATAACGACGAAAAAGAAAAGCGCCCCGGCGACGGTGCCTGGTATCACTATCAATACCAACTGAAGATCTTTATTGACGAGGTGCGCGCAAAGGGCGCCGACATCGTGTTCTGCACACCCACGCAGCGACGCTTTTTCGACAAGGACAACAAAACCATTATGAACACGCACGGCGACTTTCCCGCGGCCATGAAGATGGTGGCCGAAAAGGAGCATGTGCCCCTGATTGATCTGAACCAAAAGACGAAGGTGTTCTTTGAAACTTTAGGGTTCGAAGACTCCAAGCGCGCGTTGGTTCACTACCCGAAGAGCATGTATGGCAAGGAGTTGGCCGACAATACGCACTTCAATCCCTTCGGAGCCTACGAGGTGGCCAAATGCGTGGTGATGGGTATCAAAGAGCTGAATCTGCCCATTGCGAAATATTTGCGTGATGATTGGCAGGACTTCAACCCTGCTCAGCCCGACAATTGGAGGACGTTTAAGTGGGCGCCCTCGCGTATGGTGGAAGATGCAAAACCTGACGGCAACTAAACAACGATGAAGAAACTACTATTTATATTTACGCTGGCTTCTCTGACAACTATTGCCTCTGCCCAGTC from the Prevotella sp. E15-22 genome contains:
- a CDS encoding rhamnogalacturonan acetylesterase, which encodes MKTITKNLLFSLLATLPMQMVAQCYDFDLTKSQPVYNDSIGFGYDILPAPRTKNTTDPFYFSVKVPDGNYRVEVVVGGKKNSDNTVRAEGRRLMAENIKTVKQKDTKKVVFVVNKRSTYISETKQVKIKAREKDYMAWDDKLTLEFNGSNPAVKSIHIERVDVPTIYLCGNSTVVDQNFEPWASWGQMITRWFGPEVAISNHAESGLTARTFIASNRLDKILSTLKKGDYVFVEFGHNDEKEKRPGDGAWYHYQYQLKIFIDEVRAKGADIVFCTPTQRRFFDKDNKTIMNTHGDFPAAMKMVAEKEHVPLIDLNQKTKVFFETLGFEDSKRALVHYPKSMYGKELADNTHFNPFGAYEVAKCVVMGIKELNLPIAKYLRDDWQDFNPAQPDNWRTFKWAPSRMVEDAKPDGN
- a CDS encoding NADH-quinone oxidoreductase subunit A — translated: MNFTMLITVLVTAITLVAAAYVTAKLLGPRSYNKVKGEPFECGIPTRGSSWIPINVGYYLFAILFLMFDVETVFLYPWAVVVKDFGPMALLSIGFFLVVLVFGLAYAWRKGALEWK